Within Plasmodium vinckei vinckei genome assembly, chromosome: PVVCY_12, the genomic segment caatataaattttatgttaaccttttatttaatccaaattatattttttatgcaaAAATAAGCCTTTTGGAAGCATACTATTTCAATACAACAAATGTACTAGAAagacaataaaatataagagtaatatattttcttcatcaaTTCAATGAAACCaagcatttttttaaatcgtTATTCattgaatttatttaatttgaaATGTTCATATATAAGGTCCTTTATAACcaaacaattttttgttgagaaaagaaaatggaatttaaaaaagttataaaaaaataaaataagattAAGAATATGGAATTTTTcttgaattatataaaatttaaaaaaaaagtgaagaataaaacaaatataagacagatatgcatatacaaCATTGctcatcattatttttttattcaaaattacgtattaatttgtaaaaaaaatatatatatggctCACATGTGtatgcataaaaaattaaagaggATTTTCATAatgcttttttatttatatcaccACACGAAacaaacaatataaaataaattctaTAAAAATCGAAATAATTACAgagataaatattaaatttttcttgatatatttcaataaatttaataataattatgtttatattctttttttgttctatGTACTTTTCATCGTTCTCTAAAATAACATCctcataaatttttttgtaatctATATCACCTTCTTGATCATtgattatttctttatcatACCTGCAAATAGAAgcaaaagtaaaaaaatatggaacaAGCACATTACagcatacatatattgagaaatattttatatggggttattatattcatatgtATCTATATTATTGGAATGTCTAATTTTCTCGAACTTTCTTTTAACTTACCTGTGAAATAACTTAAAGATGTAGAGCATGGATTCCATTGGGttgttgtaaaaaaatacagaaagaagaaacaaaaaaataaaatgggtTTTggttacattttttaatgaaagTTCATTAAAATAAGTATTTTTGTACATCTGAAAAAGGTTTTGATCtttgaatataatattaaaagtgTTAAGAATAAACTCAGGGCCATAAttgttgtaaaaaattataaatactaAAGGCTTGATGAGCTTATAATTTGCATgagaataaattaaaaatatttcaattcttttattaaaagaCATAAATGGCAATAAATACgaataaaaaagttttaaatatatagtgtCATAACAAGATTTTATAAGTAAAGATTTTGCAACCTTTTCaattacatttatattgtaTACTAGATCATTATATGtgtttttgttaatattttggatattttcactatttatacagttaatatttttttccttatttttactaaataaattatcataGTCTTCTTTTTCAAAGGTATTATTTTGATGAGAATCTTTTccatcttttattttgcaATCGGTTTTTGTTTCTTGctcatttatttcttttacttCATCTTTTAACAAATTCCCCAATAAAGATGAAGTACTATAATCCATTTTAATGTGTTTACTTTTTGTTTTCAGTTTATCAAGGaggttattattttgaaaatcaCTAATTGATGGAATGCTTGATATTTCATTCTCTGTATAATTTGCATATAGGTTCATGAAATTGtctaaataaatatatttattatccgcagaattattataaaaatcaagGGTATTTGATTCTTGATTCATAAAAGTATCATCTTTTTCTGAATCTTTGTTACTACTGCTacataatgaatatatatcatcatttgcaaaattgtttatatcATTCAATTCACCAGTATTTTccttattttcatttttcacATCATTctcaatattaatattttttgagaTATCTCCATATTTTAAGGTACTTGGtatatttgatttattcGATATAATAAGGTCATCATCCATTCCATCTTGATTTATTCCTACCCAAATTGAATCATCATCGGGGGTcgtttttttgtaatatttatgcacatgtaataaaagaagtttcaatttaatttcataaaaataatagtatgGAAAATCAGAAGCTAATAATTGatctattaatattataacctttataacattttttatattaattaaaatgtatatatctaaatatatactatgTAATGGATAATTTATTCGAGAACATTGAGATATTaattctttaaattttttttctattgaTTTAGgaaatgaatatttaaatattttccaaaAATTTTGCATAAtttcttcatcattttcattatgtaaaataacttttttttttttttcattttttattttgtttttataagtTTTATTCTCTTTCTGTTTGTTAAACATtgtcatataatttttattgtctACCTTTATTTGCCCACCCACTtcatcatatataatttttctagCCAGAACCATAAAATcgtttatataaaaatatagataatcAACTAAAGTAGATATATAATGTTTCGGTAcaaacttatttttattgatttcgatttgatataaatcattatttgataataataaattataaatatatatagagaatttagaataatacattttaacATTACtttgtaaaaatagtaaaacatttaaatgtaaatcgctatgataaaatttttgtccacctttataaaaaaataaatgtattaaatttaggattcttttaatatataaaactcTTGTAGATAATCcggataaaataataaataataatttacctgcatttttataagactctaaattattatctaaTAGTAGCTCTAAAATTGTCgattctatatttatgtaataaGAAAAATCAACTTTTTTTGCCCCCACATCATTAGggttcatatatatttctacaAAGTTCTTCTTTTTATCACATTTTTCTGTTTTGAGCTtagacatttttttcataaaaattaggctagtgaataaaaaatctatattttaatatagcACAATGTCTATACACTTAATAGTGTGTATATCATGTAtctctattttattatcatattaaTACTaagtttgttttttaaaatattgctTGGTTGTAACTcatatgcacatatatatatgtgtgcattttattatacgGTTATCTCATCAATTttcacatatattatttattttgtttaatctattttacattttttaaaattttcacaATGGCTTgggataaaaaaagaatgtaAAATAgattaaacaaaatagtcgtaaacaaattatattgttGTTACGAATTCAATAATACAGAATTATGCTCATTctatattgtatataattgaCTACTTTTTTACCcacttttcttttttttataacacaAGTCTACAATATCAACCAAATTAACTACACAAaccagaaaaaaaaacaaaaatatttttcaaaaattagATAACACAcgcaaataatatatattgcatatatacatactaAATTGACAGTATAGCTAAAATTTTTGGGATAGGAACATACTTGTTGgcattattaaaaaaaattatacataaaaaaattaattcttatgttaaaaattttttaaatataatataaagtatttattttaactataatatatatatccctTAACAGTTATGCAAATATTATTCATCATTTTGTAgtgtatatttaataataacatatttataaagatTCAATGCTCTCTTTGCGCATTAacttaaatatatgatgaaatgcatattattatgtgtatattaaattcaataggttgttttttttttatacgaaaaattatgtataaataattttttattaaaatgctTATGAATAAATTTCTTCAAAATCAATGAGTTTTAtagcattattatttaaaaacaacTTTAGTAAAAGGGGggaagaataaaaaaaaaaaaaaataaagttcgattttaataatattttttaatcacATTTGGCCAATATATATCTCCTTgatgtgaaaaaaaaagggcatagttttattatcataacaacgaattatttattaaagaaatatttactGGCTTAATATAGTAGAATTagcttatttttatgtatcaaaaatatagaagatAGAAtgcttttttaaatttttatatttaatatggATTTTAACTCGAgaaagaagaaaaataaaaacaactatgatttatataatgaaaatataaatatatatttagaagaaaatgataattatatCCTAGATTTAGAAAGTAAAGTCCAGACCTTAAAATTGGTAAAcaaacttatttttatattagtcATCAACTgttccatatatatatccttTCAAAATTTAGACGAACTTCTGTTTTAATTACATAATTGCAAACATCAGACAAACcaaaacattattttaaaattactaatgctttaaaaataacttttcctttttttttagattGGATCAAATATGCGAGATGAAGTCAAAACGTCTAATTCCCTTTTATACAATTtggtaaaataatatgaactaaaataatatgtacataatatttactcatttatttagtcgttttttattatatttatatataaccaTATTGTTGTTTATTTTAGTCGGACCAAATGGATAATGTCAATAGAAAGCTAACAGGTGTTTATAGAAATGTCAAAAATCTCATAAAAAGAAAGGTAAGGAAATAgtggaaaaataataaaaaaaaaaatatataaaatcagaaatgtatataataaaccaTATTTAAACAAGCAGAACAACCTTATATTcacaattttttgaaatttttttataggggaataaatatatggtataccttgtattattttttctatttttattatttttaatgaactatttatatagaaaaaacaGATAAATgatgcatatatttgtgtAATTATGTTTCACAcataaagaaatatgtataccatataaatttaattttttttaaatcgtCTTTAATTTAAACATACCCAAActgataaatttaaaataaatttatcatcaccgtattatatgtaatatgtatatgcatatgcaataatttattttattattattttatttgttgtGCTCTTTTATTAGTTACCCATCTTCTATGgttaattgttttattaattacCACTACATTgttattcttttttgttttctattttttttttatatctttccttttttgaggtgtattattattttttatttttttgtaaacatTGATTTTATActgagaaaaaaatgacacAGAGaaacataaattaaataaatgaatgaGCAATAAGCAAAGAATGctaaacaaaatatgcGTGCGTATTGCGCAATTATTTGTTATGATTATgtattatgcatattaaaaaagtgaaaacaAAGCGAGTAAATTGTGAATTTGTAACTTTgtatattactattttacaaaaagtaaattcgtataatatatgcaaatataaaaatggtataTCACTAGTGTGTACTTAATCAGTACAAATAGGCCATTccctttttttgttaaaacccaaaattatttcaaaaaatgtatatattataaactGATTAGTAGCTATATAAGTTAACAACTAGGTAGCTATTATACAAGCTTGTTGCTTGACATTATGAtattcaatttttatttacacacACATAGTGACGAATAAATGATATGCATAAAATGTGGCCGGTGTAATTCCCAAATTTACACCATTTTTGACAAAAGCAACATAAAACTAAATGAATGTCATGattgtaataaaatatgtgatgaatatatagaaaagaatgcttttataatatttatgaatataatatttttaagaccagaaatatatagacaTATTGTTTTCAATAGATTAAAATATAGTGATAAATTTAtacatgtatttttttttaaaataataataatatttttaataataaatgtatatttacatccaaaatttgaaaatgataatacaaattataataaatttacaaatatatttttaatgaataCAGATTTAGATATACCTATTCAAAATACATCACCAAGTTATAATTGTTCTTCTTATACATTATTTGCATATAagtataatgaaaaaaatcatttatatggattatataatattttccacaattcaaatatatcaaacttagttaatatatataaaaaccaACTTTTGACTTGTATTTTTGACagcaaatttaaaaatgaaaatgtatgtataccaaataaatataataaatatgccGATCATGATGAATggattataaatttattattacacaGTAACAAAAACAACCGTTTTAACATTAATGGTGAACATAAATGCGGGACTATTGAAGATGACGAGatagatgaaaaaaaacaaaaaaacactaacaatattattaatagaaAACAAACGACCGATATTAACATAACTAATACAAAAAGACAATATGGAATAACAGAATATCTTGAAAATGGtctaaattttattaaaaataaaataaaatatgaatcaattttttatatgaaaaaaagaaaaacattGCTTAAAAATAATCTTATTACCTTTAAAGATTTTGATGAATATACTAAATTAAACCAAACAAtaaatgtgcatatatatgatcATAATAAAGGATATAAAATAACTTTTGAtcatattgaaaataaaaaatatgatatagattatataatatcctttttacgtaatatatttttttataaacaagATGACAGTCTCAAAAATagctatttaaaaaatgaagaaaatgtctacatacaaaattataataacaacAATATTTGTGAAGGAAAccaaaaatatgaatttaatatttttgaaaaaaaaaattcaatcTGTTATGAATATGAGCATAGTGaatataacataaataGGTTGGAAAATGTTTgcccatattttttaaaaaatattaatttagtacttgataaaacaaaaatggCAAACGATATAAAGGATAAAGAGAATATGGATCAAGACAATTTTAGTGTAGAACAAATCAGTATGTATtccaaaattttatattcaaacttagacaatgaaaaatatattttaaaaatatgtaattcATCATtctcatttaaaaaattaaaattagtaacaattaattatttattatattttttacttttatgtGCATTTacacacatttttaaattatatcaacaaagaaaatataaaataaatattactatggttaaatataattatttgtttatgctttttatattaagtAATTATCCAttagttatatattttattttaaaggtatttaattataattacataaatatatatttaaatatctACACCCTTGTTTGTAACATCATAGcttatcatatatttatatccaATGATGGAAattacatttattattctatattttctGTATTAGTAAGTTACATATTAAAAACTTTATTTATGATTCAAATAATCCcttatatgtaataaaaaaaaatctatgtctattaaaattatactaCATGGATAGTGCATGAATAGTATTTGAATTTTGCTACAAGGAGAAATAAGTTcgtaaaattttttttaatgccACATCCcatacatatgtatgtattaatttctacacattttttttgacaaAGTGATACCCGTTCCTGCTTATTTGATGATGCCGATTTTGTTTCTTTCATATTGCATGATATGctttacttttatttttacctttaaaaaattatataaaaacttAAGCTTTTTTCGTATCTTTTagttataaattattaaaatatatgagtAGTATGcacataaaaatgataattgaAATCAGTATATTACtttgttgaaaaaaaaaaattcataggAATTATTCCATTTAAGTAttacaaaagaaaaaatataaatatatgaatggggaaaaaaacaaaaataatttataagaGTATTATCCCCATgcttttgaaataaaaaaatgtacgGCAAACACATAtacgtatatatatatatgtgtacaCTTACAAAAGCCAAGGCATATATTACATAACATATTGATCCTTTTGTGATGGGTTTGTATAGTGATAGTGTAAATCATATACATCTTCACCTTCAATAATTTTACTATATCCAtctttatgtatataaaaaactcTTACTTTTCCACCTGAACCTCCATCTCTAAATGTTGCATGATAAATTGCATTTCTACCAAGCTCGACTGCTTCCTCAActgataaattataatcatAAGCGCTATCCAAAATAGAATAAGCATATGTACTACCACTACCACAACTAAATAAATTGCCTTCAACTTTTTTACCTTCATCATCAATATAAAACATGTTAAAACCTGTATGGTCATAACCACTTAATATTATACCACAACATAAACCATATCCTTTGTattgatataaaatattacttAATATTGTACTAGCTGCTCTAActgatattttttcattatttcttaattcgtatattttaataatttgacctaaatatttttcccAATATAAGCAATCAGCTGCTCCACCTGCCATTGTCcctaatatatgtttatttatttcaataattttttcgaCATTTTGAGAAGATATAAAAGATCCCATAGAAGCTCTTGAATCCACTGCAACAATAATACCTTccttaaatttaaatgctAATGTTGTAGTACCCTTATGAAAAtcaaacaattttttattttctgtttttgcatattttatgaaatcTCTTGGAACACTTATTGGGGCTAAACAAAATTCAAGTTCATCAGTAATAGTGTTAACATTTTCTTCCTCATcgtttattaaattatcaaTTTGGGTCATAAAGTCAGTACTGTATTCCATCATTTTTGCTACACtcctattattattattattgttatgtatttgaaatatgtgtatatgtttatgtttatataataaacctAAAATTTTCACAAAGGAACTTTAAAAAAGCGTtaagatttttttttttactttaacaaaaaactataactattataatatatatatcacattaaatatatatatgcataatcataaatattttattactttaataattcttaacgttttttttctttttgcattgatttaatttttatatttcccaTAGATTGATTTATAAACCTATGAAATAAACTTAGGTGCTAATTTTAACCCTACTAAAAgtttgtttaaaaaatataaaataatatgggCTTATAATTGAAAGTTAATAGGCTATATATGCGGCAATGCCAAAACTATATcgtgcatatattataatacatatacatacatatattttttacactatatatatttataatacataACTGCAGGTATCGTTTTAtgcaaattatttttacataatttatttactcATCCACAATTTATATTGTGCttgtttgtttatttattttgtgtaaggaatattttatgttgtGGCTACCAATAATTGGCACTAACTGATGGGGGTTTTTATAAAGTATTAATATCAAAAgcaatattgaaaatatataccaaTTTAGTGGTATATTTGtgctttattttatacagTGAAGCTTTTACATTAATTACACTTAGGCGGGATctacatataatttattttattcaaatctttgtaaaagtatataaatatggataTCAATTAatctgaaaaaaattacatattttaacactatttaaaatgttCATTAAAACACAATATagtttttatctttttattatttaaggttataatatttatatcatttaaaaattattttttgtcatCTTTTAGATAggaaataatgataataaaattataggTATGTGTAATTTACTGCAATGGGATTTCCCCTttcataattaaataaatataatataaaaattaacattttcatcatactgttagatatgtatattaataggaaaagtattattatttttatttcttttaaatgcTTATTTTTCGCATTATGAAATTTACACTatctatataatatgtaaaacCAACGTAACCACAATAGTAATTATTCTTATTATCGATACAATACAAATGAATACTCATATGAAACCAAACTTAGCTATTCCAGTAAgttacacacatatattcTAACTGTTTGGGTCTTATTGTTGTAAAGAACCATTGTCCTTTTTTAATCAGAATTTTACATAAGcatatattgtttaaaatataaaataaaaaggctACACTAGTTAATAAACACCTCTTTCTAATTGACAATAAATGTctatataacatatttttaaaaaagcgctttattttttcagatATTTAaaccaaaaaatatataatgttgGATATcttattgttttatttattttattatatctcgagtttatatgcatgtaaTTTTATAGTAAAAATTTACTATTATGTTTAATTCATAcccatgtttttttttcgcagtataataaatgtaGCATATTCTTGTATGAattcattataaatataagcaTAAATGAATGGTTTTACAAACAACTTAATATGAATACCAAACAAAA encodes:
- a CDS encoding proteasome subunit beta type-5, putative; this translates as MMEYSTDFMTQIDNLINDEEENVNTITDELEFCLAPISVPRDFIKYAKTENKKLFDFHKGTTTLAFKFKEGIIVAVDSRASMGSFISSQNVEKIIEINKHILGTMAGGAADCLYWEKYLGQIIKIYELRNNEKISVRAASTILSNILYQYKGYGLCCGIILSGYDHTGFNMFYIDDEGKKVEGNLFSCGSGSTYAYSILDSAYDYNLSVEEAVELGRNAIYHATFRDGGSGGKVRVFYIHKDGYSKIIEGEDVYDLHYHYTNPSQKDQYVM
- a CDS encoding protein ARV1, putative, which encodes MICIKCGRCNSQIYTIFDKSNIKLNECHDCNKICDEYIEKNAFIIFMNIIFLRPEIYRHIVFNRLKYSDKFIHVFFFKIIIIFLIINVYLHPKFENDNTNYNKFTNIFLMNTDLDIPIQNTSPSYNCSSYTLFAYKYNEKNHLYGLYNIFHNSNISNLVNIYKNQLLTCIFDSKFKNENVCIPNKYNKYADHDEWIINLLLHSNKNNRFNINGEHKCGTIEDDEIDEKKQKNTNNIINRKQTTDINITNTKRQYGITEYLENGLNFIKNKIKYESIFYMKKRKTLLKNNLITFKDFDEYTKLNQTINVHIYDHNKGYKITFDHIENKKYDIDYIISFLRNIFFYKQDDSLKNSYLKNEENVYIQNYNNNNICEGNQKYEFNIFEKKNSICYEYEHSEYNINRLENVCPYFLKNINLVLDKTKMANDIKDKENMDQDNFSVEQISMYSKILYSNLDNEKYILKICNSSFSFKKLKLVTINYLLYFLLLCAFTHIFKLYQQRKYKINITMVKYNYLFMLFILSNYPLVIYFILKVFNYNYINIYLNIYTLVCNIIAYHIFISNDGNYIYYSIFSVLVSYILKTLFMIQIIPYM